From one Lolium rigidum isolate FL_2022 chromosome 4, APGP_CSIRO_Lrig_0.1, whole genome shotgun sequence genomic stretch:
- the LOC124646519 gene encoding poly(U)-binding-splicing factor half pint-like, with protein MANRHYVFADDVEIPPTRRPTPERMIPPGLPPADGQDPPEGWTPIRIQCQYVTEPDGTPSTLLLYSRPCAAPQHHCPDASTDDRPERYDGRRWSPEPLEVEGATRVVRLAEMLSLDQLQADDEYQQLVEDVSDEARRFGDLVKAVIPRPGPGADDPVVAGAGKVFLEYASLDQAIRCWEAMDGRWFARRQIVAGFYPEDMFAAGDYSCDGQN; from the exons ATGGCCAACCGCCACTACGTTTTCGCGGATGACGTGGAAATCCCCCCAACGAGAAGGCCAACCCCGGAGAGGATGATCCCTCCTGGCTTGCCGCCGGCCGACGGTCAGGACCCCCCGGAG GGGTGGACTCCGATCCGTATTCAGTGTCAGTACGTCACGGAACCCGACGGCACACCGTCCACCCTGCTCCTCTACAGCAGGCCATGCGCTGCACCTCAGCACCACTGTCCAGACGCAAGCACCGATGACCGACCCGAGCGGTATGATGGTCGCCGGTGGTCACCCGAGCCTCTCGAAGTCGAAGGAGCGACGAGGGTGGTGCGCCTTGCCGAGATGCTCtcgctggaccagctccaagccgACGACGAGTACCAGCAGTTGGTGGAAGATGTCTCGGATGAGGCGCGCAGGTTCGGGGACCTGGTGAAGGCCGTGATCCCGCGGCctggccctggtgctgatgatccGGTGGTCGCCGGAGCCGGGAAGGTGTTCCTGGAGTACGCGTCCCTGGACCAGGCGATCCGATGTTGGGAGGCCATGGATGGCAGGTGGTTTGCCCGGAGGCAAATTGTCGCTGGGTTCTACCCTGAGGACATGTTTGCTGCTGGAGACTACAGCTGTGACGGACAGAATTAG